GCCCGGCCGCTCCGGTTCGGCGTGCTCCGCGGGGCCGTCGCGCTCGACGGCGGCGAGCGGCTGGCCGTCCGCGCCGTCGTCTACCCCTGAGCCCATGGACGCCGTTCTCCGTGGGGCCGCCGTCTACCTCTTCCTGGTCGTCGTGTTCAGCGCGCTGGGGCGGCGGACGCTCGTGCAGACCACCAACTTCGACCTCGTGCTCCTCATCATCATCGGGCAGTCGACCCAACTCGCCCTCCTCGGGGACGACTACTCGGTGACGAACGCGGCCCTCCTCATCCTGACGCTCCTGGGGCTCCACCTCGGGCTGGCCGCGATCAAGGACCGGCTGCCCCGGGCCGAGCGCGTGCTCGGCGGCGGGCCGCCCGTCCTCGTCGTCGCCGACGGCCGCCTGCTGAAGGACCAGGCCGCGGCGGTCGGCGTCGGGGCCGACGACGTGCTCCTGGCGGCCCGCCGGCTCCACGGGCTCGAGCGGATGGCCCAGGTCCGCTACGCGCTCGTCGAGCGGACCGGCGAGATCTCGGTGGTCCCGGCGTAGGCCCTACGCCGCTGCCGCCTCGAGCGCGGCGAGGTCGATCTTCTGCATCGTGAGAAACGCGTCCATCGCCCGCCCGGCTCCGGGGCCGGCCATCATCTCGCCCATGGTGTCGGGCACGATCTGCCACGAGAGGCCGAACCGGTCCTTCAGCCAGCCACAGTCGCTCGGCCGGCCGCCGCCCGCGATGAGGCCGTCCCAGTAGTGGTCGATCTCGGCCTGGTCGGCGCAGGTCACGACGAGCGAGACGGCCTCGTCGAACGTGAAGTGGGGGCCGCCGTTGAGCCCGAGCATCGGCTGGTCGGCGAGGTGGAACGCGACCGTCAGCACGCTCCCCTCCTCGCGGCCGTGGACCTCCTGGCCGGTGCCGGGCGTCCGCACGACGTGGTCGATGCCGGAGTCGGGGAAGAGCGACGTATAGAGCTCGGCGGCGTCGAGGGCCAGGCCGTCGAACCAGAGGCAGGGGGTGAGGAGGCGGAGGTCGGCCATGGCTAGAGGGTTGTGAGGTGGAGGAGGTTGCCGTCGGGGTCTTTGAACCACACGAACCCGTCGTCGCCGCGGCGGTGGACGTCGCCGTCGAGCGTGAGGCCGGGGAGGTCGTAGTGCTCGAACGTCACGCCGCGGTCGCGGAGGCCCCCGACGACGGCGTCGAGGTCGGCGATGCCGCTGAACACGACGGCGTTGGCGCGGTTGGTGCCGGCCTCCTCGGAGGGGTAGACGACGAGCGTCGTGGCGCCGGTCTTGAAGAGGAGGACGCCCGTGCCCGCGTCGGCCTCGGCGTCGAGGCCGAGGAGGTCGCCGTAGAAGGCGCGGGCGCGGTCGAGGTCGCGCACGGCGACGATGGCGGAGGAGTCGTAGGCACCGAGCATCGGGGCGGGGGAGTGCGATGCCCGAGCGTATCGCTCGCCGGTGTCAACCGCCTGTCTGTGTGCGAACCGTGTCGGGCGCGAGCGTGAGGCGGGCGCGGGGCGGCGTCGAGTCCGGGGCGACCGTGACGCGGCTCGCGGGGGCCCCGGCGCCCACGAGCCGCTGGCGGGCGGCGCGGACGGAGGTCGTGTCCCCTTCGAGGGCCAGCCCGAGGCGGGGGTAGGCGGCGAGGAGCGACGCGAGGGGCCGGGCCGCGGCCGAGTCGGGGAGCGCGCGCGGGCCGAGGACGACGGCCCGCGTCCGGGCCTGGGCCCCGTCGACTCCGAGCGCGCGCGCGGCCTGCCGGGCGACCGTCACCTCGGCCTCAGGCGGGAGCGGCCGAGGCGCGGCGTACGCGACCTCCAGCACGGGCCCCGACCGGTCGGCCTCGACCACGATCCGCCCGCCGACGATCTGGACGCCGTCGGGGAGCGCGAGGCTCTGGAGCGCGTCCGAGAGCCGGCCGCGGACGACGGCGAGCGCCGTCGGCAACTCGGGCGGCGTGGCCGCGCCGGACCGAGAGGAGGGCGGGGACGGGAGCGCCGCGGCGAACGCGGCGAGGTCCCCCGACGAGGCGAGGACCTGCTCAAGGTCGAGCGTGACGGCCTCGCCGGCCAGGCCCGTGGCCCGCGCGGCGAGCGCCGCCTCCTCGTCCTCCGTGATCCACGAGGTCGTCGCGACCCGGAGGCGGACGGCCGAGGTGGCCTCGCCGTGCTGGACCTCCCGGTCGAGCACGAACGCCCGGTCTTCGGCCCGGAGGTCGGCCTCGACGGCGTCGACGGCCGCCGCCACGCGCGCCTCGCGGACGATCTGCATCAGCGAGGTCGTGAGCGGGACCGACACGGCGGCCATGAACGCGACGACGATGAGCGCCCGCGTCTGCGGCCGGGCGAGCCCGGGGAGCCGGTCGAGCCAGCGGGCCCCGCTGAGCCGCGCCGCGAGGCCGGTCGCCGTGCCCGACCGGTGCCACTGGCGGGCCGCCTCGACGACCGGCGCCCGGTGCATCCCGATCAGGAAGAACACGGCCATCCCGCTGAGCACGATCCCGGCGAGGTTGGCCCCGAAGAGCAAGAGCGCGCCCCGCGTGATGCTCCACTGCGCCGTCGCCACGCCGAAGCCGGCGGCGCCGAGCGGTGGGACGAGGGCGACGGCGACGGCCACGCCCGGGATCGAGGCCGAGAGCCGAGCCTCGCGCGAGGCCGTGACGACGGCGCCCGCGAGTCCCGAGAACACGGCGATGCCGAGGTCGAGCGTCGTCGGCCGCGTCCGCGCCGCGATCTCGTCGGTCACGGTCTGGAACGGGAGGAGCAGCGTGAGCCCCGCGGCGAGCGCCACGATCCCGAGGGCCCCGAGCAGGACGGCCGCCCCGGTCTGCACGAACAGCCGCCCATCGCCGACCGTGAGCGCGAGCGACAGGCCGAGGAGCGGGCCCAGGAGCGGCGCCACGAGCATGGCCCCGATGACGACGGCCGTCGAGTTGAGGACGAGCCCGAGCGTGGCGATCGCGCCCGAGAGGAAGAGGACGAGCCAGAACGGGAGGTCCGTGTCGGTCCCGGCCTCGGCGGTCTCGCGGTAGAGCGCGGGGCGGTCCCACGTGCGGAGGCCGAACTGGCGCCGCGCGGCCTCCTCGACGGCCGAGTCGCCGTTGTCCTCGGGCGCGTGCTTGAGGACGGGGTCTTCGGTGTCGCCGTCGGGGGCGCCCGCCTCGGGGGCGCCGTCAGGCGGGGGCGCGTCGGGATCGGGCATGAGGGGCGGAGGGCGAACGGCGGAGACGACGGAGCCCGCGTGTCGGGTCCCGGGCACACGGGGCGCGGGCGGGGGGCATGCCGGAGCCGCCCGCCCTCTCGTCCATCGTCGCCTCGGCGTCGAGGCGGGCGGAGCCGGTCCGGTCCGCTACCCTTCCTTCGGGGCCTCGACGCCGCCGCGGGGGAGCGAGGCCGGCCGGTACGGCGGGTCCTTCGGCGCGGCCGTCTTCTCGGCCCGGGCCTCCGCCTTCTTCTGTGCCTCGATGGCCTTGTCGATACTCTTCTTGAGCTTCCGGTAGGCGTTCGGGCGGAGCGCGGCCGGCGGGAGGAGGAACGCCAGGCTCCCGCGGCCCGGCGCCACGTCGGCCCACGAGGCGACCTCGACGTCGACGCGGGCGAGGGAGGCCGTCTTCATCTCGATCCGCCCGCCGCCGATGAGGAGCGACACGAGCCCGCTCCACGCCGGCTCGTGGCCGACGACGATGAGCGTGTCGGCGCTGTCGGGCTCCGAGCGGATCTGGTCGAGGACGGCCTCCGGCGAGGCCTCGTAGAGCGCGTCCGTCACGCGGGCCGGGCCGGACCAGCCGCCGGCCTCGGCCGCGATCGCCAGCGTCTCGCGCGCCCGCACGGCCGACGACGTGAGCGCCCGGTCGGGCACGACGCGGGCCGTCGTCACGAACCGGCCCATCTTGCGGGCGCCTTTCTGGCCGCGGTCGGCGAGCGGGCGCTCGTGGTCGGCGCCGTAGTCGGCGTCCCAGTCGGACTTCCCGTGGCGGAGGAGGAGGATCGTCTTCATGCGTGGGCTACTACGGGAGGATGCCGGTGTGGGGCATGGCCGACGGGACGGTGCCCTGCGGCGTCGGCACCGCCGCCCCGCCGACGTCGAAGAACACGGTGTACCCGAACACGAGGATGAACCCGAGGACGCCGACGACGAGGGCCACGAGGAACGCGCCGTACGACGCCTGGAGCAGCCGGTACTTTTTCTGGAGCACGCTCCCGACCCCGTAGATGTCCTTCATCATCATCTCGTAGGTCCGGTTCGGGTCCATCACGACCTGCTTGAGCGAGTCGACGTACTGGCCCTGGGTCATGTGGCTGAAGTTGCCGAAGAAGAGGAGGTTCTTCCGCTCCCGGAGCGCCTCGTCGGGCGTGACCGCCACGTTCTGGACACGGGGCCGGGCCGAGAGCACGGCGAACACGAGCGAGACGAGGCACCCGAGCAGGAACAGCGACGTCGGGACGTAGAGCCAGGGGTTCTTCTCCATGCCCGGCGCGATCGACGCGATGAGGATCGAGACGATCAGGCCGTTGATCGAGATCATGATGTTGGCCTTGGCGTCAGCCAGCGTCGTGAGGTCCATGTTGACCCGGTAGCTCGACCGGAACAGGGTCTCGATCCCGCGCTTCGTGCCGAGCTCCTTGATGGCCGCGTCGGCCGCGGCGATGGCGCCCTCGGTCGAGCCGATGTCGGTCATCTCGTGGGCGGCCTTGTCCTTCTTCTTTTTCTTCTTCGGCGCGTCGTCGTCCGCGGGGACCGGCACGTCGCGGGGCCCGGCCACCTGGCTCATGTCGACGGTCTCGCCGGGGGCGGGCGGGGCGCCGTCGCCGGCCGCGGCGCCCGTCATGGTGTCGGGAGTGGAGGGAGTGTCCATGGCGTCGTGGGGCTGGCGGAGGATACGGGCCGCAGCGTCGAAACGTCCGAGACGAGCGACCTGGGGTCCGAGGGGGCAGGCTAATACGCGAAGCCGAGGCCGACGGTCACGAGCGTGGCCTCGTCCGAGGCGCCGACGGTGAGGTTCACGACGGCCCGGTCGAGGAGCCCGAACCAGAGGCCGCCGCCGTAGCCGAGCTGGAGGTCGTCGCCGGGGTAGGTCGCCGCGTCGAGCGTCTCGCAGGCGACGTCGAGCGCGCAATTCGGGGCGTCGGCCCAGACGCGGCCGGCGTCGGCGAACCCGAGCGCGCCGACCTCGAGGGGGAGGACGTAGGCGTCGACGTTGAACAGCTTGGCCCGGAGCTCGGCCGAGGCCGAGGCGGCCGTCCGCCCCGCGAACCGCTCGCGGCGGTACCCGCGGATCGAGCCCGGCCCGCCGAGCACGGCCGCGTCGAAGAACGGGAACTCCCCGAACCGGTGCTCGGCGCCGGTCCGGAGCGCGAGCGTGAGCTGAGGTGCGACCCGGAGCGGGACGTAGGCGACGGCCTGGCCGCCGACGGTCCCGTAGGTCTCGGCCGCGCCCGAGAGGCCGGCGAAGACCGAGCCTTCGGCCTCGAGGTGGAGACCCTGCCGCGGGTTCGCGCGCACGTCGGTCGTCGACGCCTCGAGGCGGGCGAAGCCGCCGGCGTGGGCCTGCCCCTCGAAGAGCGGGTCGGCGAGCCGCGAGATGGGCGCGAGGCCGGAGCCGTCGGGGAGGACGAGGAGCGAGTCGCGCGAGGGGTCGGCGTAGCGGGCCGTCGGGCCGAGGACGAGCCGGAGGCCCTCGCCGAGCGGCGTGCCCAGCCCGGCACGGGCCTGGACGCGGGCGAGGTCGACGCGGGCGAGGTCGCTGTCGACGTTCGGCGAGCCGTTGCCGAGCCCGTAGAAGTTGCGGGCGTAGCGCGGCGTCGAGGCGAGCGCGTCGACGTCGAGGTCGAACGCGCCGACGGCCTCTCGCATCCGCCCCCGGTACGAGCCGGCCACGCCGCCGGTCCCGGTCGCGACGTTGACGGCGACCGTGTGCGTCGCGGCAAACGGCCGGAGCCGGAAGCCCGGGACGTTCCACGTGATGCCGGCCCCGAGGATCACGCCGTCGGTGGCCTGGTAGCCCACGACGGGCACGTAGCCGCGCTTCCCGATGACGTGCTCGGTCTCGTCGTAGCGGTTGACGTCGGGCGCGTCGGAGCGGCGGTCCTCGACGTCCCGCCCCGCCTCGGTGAGCGTCGCGCCGTCGGGCGTGTCGTAGAGGGCGACGCCGCCGGCCGGGGCCGTGACCTCGTCCTCGCCGGCCCCGCCGATGATGCGGACCGCGATCCGGTTCGGGCCCGTGCCCGTCACGCGGAACGCGTCGCGGCCGGCGAACCCGTAGAGGCGGACCTCCTCGGTCTCGTCGGGCACGAACGTCCGTTCGTAGAGGAGCCGTCCGGCCTCGCCGCCGCCGTAGTGCCGCATCGTCACGTCGAGCGATCCGTCGGTGTGGCGGACGACCTCAAACAGCTCGCGTTGGTCGCTCCCGATGACGTCGACGGTGCCGGCCTGGAGCTCGTAGTACTCCATGGCCCCGTCGACGAGGTTGTCGCGGCGGCCGCGGAGGACGTCGGTCCAGAAGTCGTGGAGCTGGTCGTAGATCGGGCCGGGGAGCGCGCGGAGGGCGCGGTCGATGGCCTCGTCGGTGAGGGCGGCCTGGAGGCTCTCGGCCTCCTCGCGCCAGGCGCCGGCGTCGAGCTCACCGAGGAACCGGCGGTCTTGGTAGAACCCGTTCTGCGTGAGCCCCTCGATGCTGCCGTAGTCGTCGTCGAGCCGCTGGAGGCGCCGGTCGTAACCCACCTGGAGGAGCGGCTGAAGGAGCCCGCCGATGTCGTAGAGCGCGAAGTCGCGGTCGCGGGCGACGGGCCGGTAGACCTTGCCGCGCGTCGAGTCGTCCCCGGTCAGCGTGGAGTCGAGGCGGCCGGGCTCGTAGGCCGCCCAGCGCCACTGGTCGGCGTGGCGGTCCCAGTCGGCGATGAGCATGTCGAAGAGGCGAGCCCGGAGGAACGCCCGCTGGTCGACGCGGTGGTCGTGGTCCTCGCGCATGTTCTCGCGGAGCGTCGGCGAGGAGTCGAGGTCGTCCATCCCCTCGAAGCCCGGCACGTCCGACATGTCGTCGTCGGGGCGGATCTCGAAGAGGGCCAGCCGGTCGGCGAACAGCTCGCGATAGCGCCCGAGGCGGGGGTCGTCGGGGACGAGGACGATCTCGGGGTCGGGCTGCGGGATCCCGGCGGCCTCCGCCAGCGGGGCCACGACGAGCGCCGCGTACGGGTTCATGGCCGCCCGGAGCTCGAGGACCACGTCGCCGATGAGCCCGTCGCGGACCTCGTACGGGACCTGCGCGAGCCCGCTCTTCTCGAGGAGGCGGAGGCTGTACTCGTGACCGTCGCCGGCCTGGAGGTGGAGCGACGTCGTCTGGAGCCCGCCGCCGCGGTTGATCGGCGTGAGCCCGCCCTTCTCGGTCCCGATGTCGATCACGCGGAACTCGACGGGCGTCTTCCACACGTCGCGGTAGTTCCCGCCGAGGAGGAACCGCGTGGCCCAGTCGTTCTGGAACCGGTCGGTCACGAAGTCCTCGTCGGCCGCGCGCGTGACGGTCCCGCCGAGGTTGCTCGGCAGGTCGGCCGGGTCGAGGTCATTGGGCACCTCGGTGTCGACGAGCTCGGCGTTGGCCCCGGCGATCTCCGCGCGGAAGGTGACCGCCTCGGTCCCGTCGTCGGCGACCTCGACGGTCTCGGTCCAGAGCCGGCCGTCGGCGTAGTAGACGAGCCGCTGGTAGCCCGGCTGCGAGGCGACGTAGAGCGCGCCGCCGGCGCCGGCCGCGGCCACCTCGCCGCCCGCCGTGCCGGAGACGAGGTGGGTCTGCCGACGGAGCGTGTTGATCACGTCGTCGTAGGTCTGGAGGATCCGGTCGTGGCCGGCGGCCCACACGAGCCCGTCGTGGAGCTCGGCGACGCGCCCGAGCGAGCCCCGGAGGGCGCGGTAGCGGGGCGAGGCGAGGTCCTGCGCGCTGAACCCGACGGTCCGCGAGGCGAGGCTCGTGAGCGGGTCGCCGCGGTAGCCGGCGTACGGCCCGCGCGAGATGATCGGGTGGTGGGCGAGGACCACGAGGCGGTCGTCGTCGCGGTCGAGGACGACCTGTTCGAGGATGCGCGCGACGTCGCCCGGCGTCCGGACGTCCTGGTCCTCGGCGTCGCCCTCGGGGCGCTCGCCGGCGTCGAGGAGCCACCACGCCGTGTCGAGCACGAGGAGGCGGAGGCCCTCAGCGGCCTTCGTCTGCTTGGGCCCGCCGGCCTGGTCGCCCGGCGTGAGGACGTCCGTGCCGAACGCGTCGTCGAGGAGGTCCTCTAGCCGCTGGACGCCGTCCTCGCCCTGCTCCCAGTCGCGGTCGCCGGGGACGACGATCACGTCGCCCTCGACGCCTTGGAGCGCGTCGATGAGCGCGCGGACGGGCGCCTCGGCCGCGGCGCGGTCCGAGTCGTTCTCGGGCGGGAGGCCGGAGGCAGTCACGTCGCCGAGGATGGCGACCGTCACGTCTTGGCCGGCCGCACGGGCGGCGTCGCCGAGCGCGCGGAGGACGACCGGGTTGCCGCCGGCGCCGAGGTCGCCGGTGTTGGCGGCCAGGAACACTTGGTGCGCGATCTCCCCGTCGGGGAGCGGCGGAACGGGCTCGGCCCGGCGGTCCGGGGCGACGTAGGTAGCGGTCGTGGCGCATCCGGCGGCGAGGGCCACCAGGGCGAGGAGAGTCAGGGCGAGGCGCATGCGGCCAGGGCGTGGGAGTCGGTCAGTCGGTGGGCGCGAAGCGGACGAGGCGGCCGGGGCCGGCCCCCCCCTCGCTGGCGACGTAGAGCGTGCCGTCGGCAGTAAAGGCGAGGCCCTCGGGCTGCGCCACCAGGCCGGGCGGGAAGTCGAGGACGCCGAGCACCTCGCCGTCCATGTCGACCACGGCGATCGCGGTCCGCACCGAGGAGAGGATGTAGAGGTGCCCCGTCGTCGGGTGGACCGCCAGCGCCGACGGCCGGAAGTTGACGGCGCCGTCGACGAGGGCACGAGGGAGGGACACGACGGGCCGCTCGCTGAGCGTCTCCGTGTCGAGGTCGAACGCGTAGAGGGTCCGGACGTCGGCGTAGTTGTCGCCGGTGTCGGGGTCCTCGCCGGGCCACTCCTTGCAGGCGATGAGGAGCCGCCCGCCCGCGGCGTCGTAGGCCAAGCCCTCGGTGTCGTTCCGGTTCCGGAGCGGCGTCTCGATCCTCCGCACGGTCGGCGCGCCCGTCGAGTCGCGGGCGAGCCGGTAGAGGTCGCCGTCGCTGCGGAGGGCCCACACGGCGTCGCCGGGGACGAGCTCGACGCCCTCGAAGTCGCCCGCGCCCTCGAAATCGAGCCGGTCGACGATGGCCCCCGTCGCGGGGTCGACCTCGAAGACGGTCCCGGTCTCGTCCTGGACGGCGCCGAGGCGGCCGCTCGGGAGGACCGTCAGGCCGGAGATCTCCTGGAGCTCGGCCGGCAGCTCGAGGACGGCGTCGGGCGCGTCGAGGCGGTAGGGCACGCCGTCGTCGGGGCCGGGCGGGGGCGCGGAGCGGGAGCCGTCGGCGCAGGCGCCGAGCGCGAGGAGGGCGAGGAGGAGGGGGCGCATGAACGGCCATGAACGCGACCGCGGGGCGTG
This sequence is a window from Rubrivirga marina. Protein-coding genes within it:
- a CDS encoding SixA phosphatase family protein, whose product is MKTILLLRHGKSDWDADYGADHERPLADRGQKGARKMGRFVTTARVVPDRALTSSAVRARETLAIAAEAGGWSGPARVTDALYEASPEAVLDQIRSEPDSADTLIVVGHEPAWSGLVSLLIGGGRIEMKTASLARVDVEVASWADVAPGRGSLAFLLPPAALRPNAYRKLKKSIDKAIEAQKKAEARAEKTAAPKDPPYRPASLPRGGVEAPKEG
- a CDS encoding BamA/TamA family outer membrane protein, which translates into the protein MRLALTLLALVALAAGCATTATYVAPDRRAEPVPPLPDGEIAHQVFLAANTGDLGAGGNPVVLRALGDAARAAGQDVTVAILGDVTASGLPPENDSDRAAAEAPVRALIDALQGVEGDVIVVPGDRDWEQGEDGVQRLEDLLDDAFGTDVLTPGDQAGGPKQTKAAEGLRLLVLDTAWWLLDAGERPEGDAEDQDVRTPGDVARILEQVVLDRDDDRLVVLAHHPIISRGPYAGYRGDPLTSLASRTVGFSAQDLASPRYRALRGSLGRVAELHDGLVWAAGHDRILQTYDDVINTLRRQTHLVSGTAGGEVAAAGAGGALYVASQPGYQRLVYYADGRLWTETVEVADDGTEAVTFRAEIAGANAELVDTEVPNDLDPADLPSNLGGTVTRAADEDFVTDRFQNDWATRFLLGGNYRDVWKTPVEFRVIDIGTEKGGLTPINRGGGLQTTSLHLQAGDGHEYSLRLLEKSGLAQVPYEVRDGLIGDVVLELRAAMNPYAALVVAPLAEAAGIPQPDPEIVLVPDDPRLGRYRELFADRLALFEIRPDDDMSDVPGFEGMDDLDSSPTLRENMREDHDHRVDQRAFLRARLFDMLIADWDRHADQWRWAAYEPGRLDSTLTGDDSTRGKVYRPVARDRDFALYDIGGLLQPLLQVGYDRRLQRLDDDYGSIEGLTQNGFYQDRRFLGELDAGAWREEAESLQAALTDEAIDRALRALPGPIYDQLHDFWTDVLRGRRDNLVDGAMEYYELQAGTVDVIGSDQRELFEVVRHTDGSLDVTMRHYGGGEAGRLLYERTFVPDETEEVRLYGFAGRDAFRVTGTGPNRIAVRIIGGAGEDEVTAPAGGVALYDTPDGATLTEAGRDVEDRRSDAPDVNRYDETEHVIGKRGYVPVVGYQATDGVILGAGITWNVPGFRLRPFAATHTVAVNVATGTGGVAGSYRGRMREAVGAFDLDVDALASTPRYARNFYGLGNGSPNVDSDLARVDLARVQARAGLGTPLGEGLRLVLGPTARYADPSRDSLLVLPDGSGLAPISRLADPLFEGQAHAGGFARLEASTTDVRANPRQGLHLEAEGSVFAGLSGAAETYGTVGGQAVAYVPLRVAPQLTLALRTGAEHRFGEFPFFDAAVLGGPGSIRGYRRERFAGRTAASASAELRAKLFNVDAYVLPLEVGALGFADAGRVWADAPNCALDVACETLDAATYPGDDLQLGYGGGLWFGLLDRAVVNLTVGASDEATLVTVGLGFAY
- a CDS encoding VOC family protein, which encodes MLGAYDSSAIVAVRDLDRARAFYGDLLGLDAEADAGTGVLLFKTGATTLVVYPSEEAGTNRANAVVFSGIADLDAVVGGLRDRGVTFEHYDLPGLTLDGDVHRRGDDGFVWFKDPDGNLLHLTTL
- a CDS encoding VOC family protein, which codes for MADLRLLTPCLWFDGLALDAAELYTSLFPDSGIDHVVRTPGTGQEVHGREEGSVLTVAFHLADQPMLGLNGGPHFTFDEAVSLVVTCADQAEIDHYWDGLIAGGGRPSDCGWLKDRFGLSWQIVPDTMGEMMAGPGAGRAMDAFLTMQKIDLAALEAAAA
- a CDS encoding DUF389 domain-containing protein yields the protein MPDPDAPPPDGAPEAGAPDGDTEDPVLKHAPEDNGDSAVEEAARRQFGLRTWDRPALYRETAEAGTDTDLPFWLVLFLSGAIATLGLVLNSTAVVIGAMLVAPLLGPLLGLSLALTVGDGRLFVQTGAAVLLGALGIVALAAGLTLLLPFQTVTDEIAARTRPTTLDLGIAVFSGLAGAVVTASREARLSASIPGVAVAVALVPPLGAAGFGVATAQWSITRGALLLFGANLAGIVLSGMAVFFLIGMHRAPVVEAARQWHRSGTATGLAARLSGARWLDRLPGLARPQTRALIVVAFMAAVSVPLTTSLMQIVREARVAAAVDAVEADLRAEDRAFVLDREVQHGEATSAVRLRVATTSWITEDEEAALAARATGLAGEAVTLDLEQVLASSGDLAAFAAALPSPPSSRSGAATPPELPTALAVVRGRLSDALQSLALPDGVQIVGGRIVVEADRSGPVLEVAYAAPRPLPPEAEVTVARQAARALGVDGAQARTRAVVLGPRALPDSAAARPLASLLAAYPRLGLALEGDTTSVRAARQRLVGAGAPASRVTVAPDSTPPRARLTLAPDTVRTQTGG
- a CDS encoding Pycsar system effector family protein; its protein translation is MDTPSTPDTMTGAAAGDGAPPAPGETVDMSQVAGPRDVPVPADDDAPKKKKKKDKAAHEMTDIGSTEGAIAAADAAIKELGTKRGIETLFRSSYRVNMDLTTLADAKANIMISINGLIVSILIASIAPGMEKNPWLYVPTSLFLLGCLVSLVFAVLSARPRVQNVAVTPDEALRERKNLLFFGNFSHMTQGQYVDSLKQVVMDPNRTYEMMMKDIYGVGSVLQKKYRLLQASYGAFLVALVVGVLGFILVFGYTVFFDVGGAAVPTPQGTVPSAMPHTGILP
- a CDS encoding DUF421 domain-containing protein — encoded protein: MDAVLRGAAVYLFLVVVFSALGRRTLVQTTNFDLVLLIIIGQSTQLALLGDDYSVTNAALLILTLLGLHLGLAAIKDRLPRAERVLGGGPPVLVVADGRLLKDQAAAVGVGADDVLLAARRLHGLERMAQVRYALVERTGEISVVPA
- a CDS encoding SdiA-regulated domain-containing protein, translating into MRPLLLALLALGACADGSRSAPPPGPDDGVPYRLDAPDAVLELPAELQEISGLTVLPSGRLGAVQDETGTVFEVDPATGAIVDRLDFEGAGDFEGVELVPGDAVWALRSDGDLYRLARDSTGAPTVRRIETPLRNRNDTEGLAYDAAGGRLLIACKEWPGEDPDTGDNYADVRTLYAFDLDTETLSERPVVSLPRALVDGAVNFRPSALAVHPTTGHLYILSSVRTAIAVVDMDGEVLGVLDFPPGLVAQPEGLAFTADGTLYVASEGGAGPGRLVRFAPTD